In one Plasmodium falciparum 3D7 genome assembly, chromosome: 14 genomic region, the following are encoded:
- a CDS encoding p1/s1 nuclease, putative produces MSNIFVIFCSLLILIFTKRCSGWCDEGHMLVSAIAYNFLNDDEKTVLDHIFKNYKEDNDFNDPVLGSVWPDHIKYFNYNYPNKMRRIDGLELMNKWHYVNIPYNPTNIKLNMFQKEYYKRTDNAITILKSIFKSLKNVKKKENHGTFFSYNFLIRYFIHIFGDIHQPLHSLSFYNKNFPEGDRGGTDIFVMYNNKVENLHYLCDSVFRARNQKWPHLNSDMINKEAQKLMKLYPKEYFADRLKQSEFNNYSYIDFIIIETFDLAVEYVYSNFPHDTLDQKTTYVLNDHAVINIKKMLTEQIVLAGYRLTHYLKIIIQNVPTDLLNTK; encoded by the coding sequence ATGAgcaatatttttgttatattttgtaGTCTTCtgattttaatatttacaaaaagaTGCTCTGGTTGGTGTGATGAAGGGCACATGTTAGTAAGTGCTATAGCCTATAACTTTTTAAATGACGATGAGAAAACCGTTTTAGACCATATATTTAAGAATTATAAGGAAGATAACGATTTTAATGATCCAGTATTAGGATCAGTATGGCCTGATCATATAAAATactttaattataattaccCTAATAAAATGAGAAGAATTGATGGTTTGGAGTTAATGAATAAATGGCACTATGTAAATATACCTTATAACcctacaaatataaaattaaatatgtttcaaaaagaatattataaaagaacaGATAATGCTATTACtattttaaaaagtatatttaaatccttaaaaaatgttaagaaaaaagaaaatcacGGAACATTTTTTTCGTATAATTTTCTAATAagatattttatacatatatttggaGATATACATCAACCTTTACATTCATTAAgcttttataataaaaatttcccAGAAGGAGATCGTGGAGGTACGGATATTTTTGTAATGTACAATAATAAAGTAGAAAATTTACATTACTTATGTGACAGTGTTTTTAGAGCTAGAAATCAAAAGTGGCCTCATCTAAATTCGGATATGATTAATAAAGAAGCacaaaaattaatgaaattATATCCTAAAGAATATTTTGCTGATAGATTAAAACAATCTGAATTTAATAACTATTCATATAtagattttattattattgaaaCATTCGATTTAGCTGTTGAATATGTTTATTCTAATTTTCCACATGATACATTAGATCAAAAAACTACTTATGTCTTAAATGATCATGCcgtaattaatattaaaaaaatgttgaCAGAACAAATTGTCTTAGCTGGTTATAGATTAACTCACtacttaaaaattataattcaaAATGTACCAACCGATTTGctaaatacaaaataa